In Poecile atricapillus isolate bPoeAtr1 chromosome W, bPoeAtr1.hap1, whole genome shotgun sequence, one DNA window encodes the following:
- the LOC131591366 gene encoding endonuclease domain-containing 1 protein-like, whose amino-acid sequence MLGLLLLQVLVSCLWLGHSEVVKNFEDCLEFFYAGTTPNDALHPQNPAWICQSYSDTYHYATLYDRERRIPVYSAYKYHPGPAKRPHKYWYVEPQLISENELQNMEREIVLVDQLHRFTLEEIKRSQAVLEDYNKMTGLNRGHLAACSHMDSKENKTSTFTLTNIVPQDENLNKDKWNKYEYKTVPQMSQGCTTTYIITGAVPGNTNTADGRVNVPSHIWSAGCCLDGDQPKKSWGVIAENNKNRLKKVSLGDLENMLATLYKGRRVTLFNNACPRQEASLA is encoded by the exons atgctggggctgctgctgctgcaggtgttgGTGAGCTGCCTCTGGCTGGGACACAGCGAGGtggtgaagaattttgaagattGTCTTGAGTTTTTCTACGCAGGAACCACCCCAAATGATGCCCTGCACCCACAGAACCCAGCCTGGATCTGTCAAAGCTACAGTGACACCTATCACTATGCCACCCTGTACGACAGAGAGAGGAGAATTCCAGTGTACTCTGCTTACAAATACCACCCTGGACCTGCCAAAAGACCTCATAAGTATTGGTATGTCGAGCCCCAG CTGATAAGTGAAAATGAACTTCAgaacatggaaagagaaataGTCCTCGTAGACCAACTTCACAGATTCACCTTAGAGGAAATCAAAAGGAGCCAAGCTGTCCTTGAGGACTACAACAAAATGACTGGTTTGAACCGTGGCCATTTGGCAGCCTGTAGCCATATGGATAGTAAAGAGAACAAGACATCTACCTTCACCCTCACCAACATAGTGCCCCAGGACGAAAACCTCAACAAAGACAAATGGAACAAATACGAGTATAAAACGGTGCCCCAAATGAGCCAGGGCTGTACAACCACCTACATCatcacaggagctgtgcctgggaaCACCAACACTGCCGATGGGAGGGTTAATGTACCCAGCCACATCTGGtcagctggctgctgcctggatGGAGACCAGCCTAAGAAGTCTTGGGGGGTCATTGCTGAGAACAACAAGAACAGGTTGAAGAAAGTCAGTCTGGGGGACCTGGAGAACATGTTGGCCACACTCTACAAGGGGAGAAGGGTTACTCTGTTCAACAATGCCTGTCCCCGGCAGGAAGCCTCACTTGCTTGA
- the LOC131591368 gene encoding endonuclease domain-containing 1 protein-like, with translation MLWLLLLQVLASCLWLGHSEVVKSFESSCPQFFFREVPPNEALEPQKPAWICQRYKNQYYFATLYDRKMRIPVYSAYIYQPGPGKRPKTWLVEPQLIGLNYPKTMEKEWTLLNQYNVSLEKLSQSQAILHDYKNLTGLNRGHLNPNGHHDDYSSRMATFTLTNIVPQDEKLNGGAWNNYEQQTMIRRTRDCKTTYAIVGAVPGNNYIAKGRVNKPSYLWSAACCVMDNNYIKAWAVIAENDKNQVQLLTLGELEDTLTELYGRGQVSLFDSDCPRE, from the exons atgctgtggctgctgctgctgcaggtgctggcGAGCTGCCTCTGGCTGGGACACAGCGAGGTGGTGAAGTCCTTTGAAAGTTCATGTCCTCAGTTTTTTTTCCGGGAGGTCCCCCCAAATGAAGCCCTGGAGCCGCAGAAACCAGCCTGGATCTGCCAGCGCTACAAGAACCAGTATTACTTTGCCACCCTGTATGACAGGAAGATGCGTATTCCTGTCTACTCTGCTTACATCTACCAGCCTGGACCTGGCAAAAGACCTAAAACATGGCTGGTTGAGCCCCAG CTGATTGGCCTAAATTATCCTAAAACTATGGAAAAAGAATGGACACTCTTAAATCAATACAATGTCAGCTTAGAGAAACTCAGCCAGAGCCAGGCTATCCTTCATGATTACAAGAACCTGACGGGTTTGAACCGAGGCCATTTGAACCCCAATGGCCACCATGATGACTACAGCAGCAGGATGGCCACCTTCACCCTCACCAACATAGTGCCCCAGGATGAGAAACTCAATGGCGGTGCCTGGAACAACTACGAGCAGCAAACGATGATCAGGAGGACCCGGGACTGTAAAACCACCTATGCCATCgtgggagctgtgcctgggaaCAACTACATTGCCAAGGGGAGGGTTAATAAACCCAGCTACCTCTGGTCAGCTGCCTGCTGTGTGATGGACAACAACTACATAAAAGCTTGGGCGGTCATCGCTGAGAACGACAAGAACCAGGTTCAGCTCCTCACACTGGGGGAGCTGGAGGACACTTTAACTGAGCTCTATGGGAGGGGACAGGTTTCCCTGTTTGACAGTGACTGTCCCCGGGAATAA